The Nocardioides salarius genome includes a region encoding these proteins:
- a CDS encoding bifunctional riboflavin kinase/FAD synthetase, whose product MQLWRSLDDVPADLARTAVTIGNFDGVHLGHRQVLARARRVADERGLALVVVTFDPHPMAVLRPEHAPTSLTTLEARADLLGRAGADAVLALPFDRDVASWSPAEFVDRVLVEALGAAAVVVGANFRFGHRASGDVATLVELGGPRGMSAEGIELDGGPQVWSSTYVRTCLAAGDVAGAAEALGRPYAVRGEVVRGDQRGRDLGYPTANVPIDARTAAPADGVYAGWLRRLDTGETLPGAISVGTNPTFAGERERRVETYVLDRTDLELYGVEVEVGFVERLRGMTAFDSVDELLEQMAADVAGARELLRETRGA is encoded by the coding sequence GTGCAGCTCTGGCGTTCCCTGGACGACGTGCCCGCCGACCTGGCCCGCACCGCCGTCACCATCGGCAACTTCGACGGCGTGCACCTGGGTCACCGCCAGGTGCTGGCGCGAGCGCGTCGCGTGGCCGACGAGCGCGGCCTGGCACTCGTGGTGGTCACCTTCGACCCGCACCCCATGGCGGTGCTGCGTCCCGAGCACGCGCCCACCTCGTTGACCACGCTCGAGGCCCGCGCCGACCTGCTCGGCCGGGCGGGCGCCGACGCAGTCCTGGCGCTGCCCTTCGACCGTGACGTGGCCTCCTGGTCGCCGGCCGAGTTCGTCGACCGGGTCCTGGTCGAGGCCCTCGGTGCCGCGGCCGTGGTGGTCGGTGCCAACTTCCGCTTCGGCCACCGGGCGAGCGGCGACGTGGCGACCCTGGTCGAGCTCGGCGGCCCGCGTGGCATGAGCGCCGAGGGCATCGAGCTCGACGGGGGCCCGCAGGTGTGGTCCTCCACCTACGTGCGCACCTGCCTGGCCGCCGGCGACGTCGCCGGCGCGGCCGAGGCGCTGGGACGGCCCTACGCCGTGCGCGGCGAGGTGGTGCGCGGCGACCAGCGCGGGCGCGACCTGGGCTACCCGACCGCCAACGTGCCGATCGACGCGCGCACCGCTGCCCCCGCCGACGGCGTGTACGCCGGGTGGCTGCGGCGTCTCGACACGGGGGAGACCCTCCCGGGGGCCATCAGCGTCGGCACCAACCCGACCTTCGCCGGCGAGCGCGAGCGCCGGGTCGAGACCTACGTGCTCGACCGCACCGACCTCGAGCTCTACGGCGTCGAGGTCGAGGTCGGCTTCGTCGAGCGGCTGCGCGGGATGACTGCCTTCGACTCCGTCGACGAGCTGCTCGAGCAGATGGCCGCCGACGTCGCGGGCGCGCGCGAGCTGCTGCGCGAGACCCGGGGGGCCTGA
- the truB gene encoding tRNA pseudouridine(55) synthase TruB codes for MRPSAPVTPGLVVVDKPAGITSHDVVARVRRLAGTRKVGHAGTLDPMATGVLVLGVDRATRLLGHLMLTEKAYDATVRLGVATGTDDAEGEVSATAGAAGVDKQQVRAALTGFVGDIEQVPTAVSAIKVDGKRAYQRVRDGEQVELEARPVTIHELVVHDVRRSTVEDLEGLEVLDADITMRCSSGTYVRAVARDAGALLGTGGHLTALRRTAVGPYDLGVARTLDELADDFAVLPLAVAARAAFPAVDLDEQQARDVRVGRPLDLALDTLTGVFDPDGEFLALYEPREGRARPVAVFVQG; via the coding sequence GTGAGGCCCTCCGCGCCGGTGACCCCGGGGCTGGTCGTGGTCGACAAGCCCGCAGGGATCACCTCCCACGACGTCGTCGCCCGGGTGCGACGCCTGGCCGGCACCCGCAAGGTCGGGCACGCGGGCACCCTCGACCCGATGGCCACGGGCGTGCTCGTGCTCGGGGTCGACCGGGCCACCCGCCTGCTGGGCCACCTGATGCTCACCGAGAAGGCGTACGACGCCACGGTGCGGCTGGGGGTCGCGACCGGCACCGACGACGCCGAGGGCGAGGTCAGCGCCACCGCTGGCGCCGCCGGCGTCGACAAGCAGCAGGTGCGCGCGGCCCTGACCGGCTTCGTGGGCGACATCGAGCAGGTCCCGACCGCCGTCTCGGCGATCAAGGTCGACGGCAAGCGCGCCTACCAGCGGGTGCGCGACGGCGAGCAGGTCGAGCTCGAGGCCCGACCGGTGACGATCCACGAGCTCGTCGTCCACGACGTGCGCAGGAGCACCGTCGAGGACCTCGAGGGTCTCGAGGTGCTCGACGCCGACATCACGATGCGCTGCTCGTCGGGCACCTACGTGCGTGCGGTCGCCCGCGACGCCGGCGCCCTCCTGGGCACCGGCGGCCACCTCACCGCGCTGCGCCGCACGGCCGTGGGCCCCTACGACCTCGGCGTCGCCCGCACGCTCGACGAGCTGGCCGACGACTTCGCCGTGCTCCCGCTGGCCGTGGCCGCACGGGCCGCCTTCCCGGCCGTCGACCTCGACGAGCAGCAGGCCCGAGACGTGCGCGTGGGGCGTCCGCTCGACCTGGCGCTCGACACCCTGACCGGCGTCTTCGACCCCGACGGGGAGTTCCTCGCCCTCTACGAGCCGCGCGAGGGCCGGGCCCGCCCGGTCGCGGTGTTCGTGCAGGGTTGA
- the rbfA gene encoding 30S ribosome-binding factor RbfA, whose product MTNPRVRKIADRIQVIVAEMLERRVKDPRLGFVTVTDVRVTGDTQHASVFYTVLGAAGPGATDDEEAQLVATAAALESAKGLLRSEVAKQLGMRLAPTLEFIHDALPQTARQLDEVLARARAQDEAVAAQRGAAYAGEADPYKKPREESAEEAADEDAVDEDEPEA is encoded by the coding sequence CGGATCCAGGTGATCGTCGCCGAGATGCTCGAGCGTCGGGTCAAGGACCCGCGTCTGGGCTTCGTGACCGTCACCGACGTGCGCGTCACCGGCGACACCCAGCACGCCAGCGTCTTCTACACCGTGCTGGGCGCCGCCGGCCCCGGCGCCACCGACGACGAGGAGGCCCAGCTCGTCGCCACCGCGGCGGCGCTGGAGTCGGCCAAGGGGCTGCTGCGCTCCGAGGTCGCCAAGCAGCTCGGCATGCGCCTGGCGCCCACGCTGGAGTTCATCCACGACGCGCTGCCCCAGACCGCGCGCCAGCTCGACGAGGTGCTCGCGCGGGCCCGGGCGCAGGACGAGGCCGTCGCCGCCCAGCGCGGCGCGGCGTACGCCGGCGAGGCCGACCCCTACAAGAAGCCCCGTGAGGAGTCCGCCGAGGAAGCCGCGGACGAGGACGCCGTGGACGAGGACGAGCCGGAGGCGTGA